The DNA sequence AAAGtaagcatagccatatcaaaaccataatatcacttagccaataaaagtatcttctaataaaaatcattagtcaaccatacatgtaaagattctaaatagcactctatcttagccaataaaccacaataatagtcatcttaatcttcattgttatcctgcataattatatagaaaagtagttaaaaaaatattcataatgacaTTCGTAATTATAAAAAGACCACCAAAGAAATCACctttttttaatcataattttaaCTCGATTTATCACCAAAGAAACACAAGGTTCTCAAAAGCTATAGACACTTAAAAGAGTTGGAGCTAACATTTCAAGAATACATAATAATGAGTAATGACTAACAAATATGATATTACATTTTGCACCTAAATTGTTATAGATATATAAGGTGCCAAAATAGGTCAGAGACTACTTCATAACAAACAAAAATCTGCTGACTTTGGAAATAGACCTCTCAAAATCAAAATGAGCAATTAGATAGATGAGACTAAGATTCTTCAATTCAGAAAATAATGCAATATGTTCACAGAATAATCCTGACTCTTGAATAGACCTCTGACAAATAAAGACTTAACTGtcgaaacagaaaaataaaactgacaaatccaaaccataaaccattgcATTGAAGTGATGaaatataattcattatattATGACTTGAGAAGCATTACATACCTTCTATCTAGCAAGTGTGTCCCAATTTATATCCTTAAAGAAAACATGTTCTTTCACCTGGATAATTAAGCATCTATCAATGTGACGTTTGAAGTGCAAGTAAAATGAAATATGATCATAAAAATGGGGAACAAGCATCTGTATGCTAATAAGAAATTAAATCACCTCTGATGCACCTctagctccaagtctttggttaGGATCTTCAGTCAATAATCTGTAAATAAACACATCTCAGGTACTAATCCAAGAAAATATTCATTTTTCTATCCTAATCGTGACTTCAACTTAGCACAATAACGCAGGACAAAAAACCATAATTTATAACAGATCGGCATCCAGCAAAGGGAGCATAAAGAAAAAGCTTTAGATAGAATAAAACTTAGATTTTGTAcaaactataattatattttcatttttacaCAAAGCCACAGTTAAGAGGGGGGTAAAAAACGAATCATGGGCTTGTTATGTAGTTGACAACAGTCAAATAATTCAGAACACCAAATACAATGGGATTGCTGTTCTCATGGTTTAAGGATAATACAATGTGAAAAGTGATCTTAAAACTTGTTtaagaaagaataacaaactacTATTTAAGATGGAAACAATGAGATAATAGATATGCATGTTCTAATGATGAAACATACTACTTCATTAGCATTTCAGTTTAGAGTTGTATATCAAGTTTTCCATGAACATAAAGACTTGAAATATATAGTTTTTGGGTTAAGCCCACAAAATCTGGTACAAACTTGGTACATATTAATGAAAAGCACCTGTTTGCTTTATTCTCTGAGAGAAAGGAGGCCAAGTTGATACCTTCCTAGTTGTGGCAAGGGATCCAGAGGGCATTGCTGCTACAAAAGATACTATGAACCTAATGAGGGACATCACAGAGTAAATAAGGGATAGTAAATAAGGGATAGTACATAAGTACATAGTAAAAATTGGTGAACCTGGTTCATTAGGATTTTCTCTCTTTCGCTACAATTAAATGGAATAGTGTTCTTAGTTTTTAATCAGTAACATAGGCTTTCTTAGCTGGACTATGTGGAAGACTAGAAACCAGTTCATAtttcaaaataaagaaattaatccAGCAACAACAATTATTTGAGCAATTAAGCATTGTGAATCAGAAACCTTGCCTTTTGCTCGTTTATGCCTTGAATCAGGTGCACAGCCTTGTGTGATAACATGCCAAATCCACTTGAACAGTTTCAATactaaaaattgattaaaaatgttaaaatagaCTCAGACTTTGTATTTGGTCCTAGCTCAGTATAATAACAACTATAGTAATTCATATATCAAACACGTAGTTTACTAATTGTATGCGAAAgtaattacaattaaaaaataaaatcgcTAGTTTATGCATACAGGTTTTCTAAATTTCATGAAACAAAAGCagaaaaaataaatcaattactCTATTGTAAGCAACCTGTAAATGATTCGCAAGCAGATCAATGGTGTCTTGCTTAAGAAACTTCTTTGCTGAATTTCTCTTTCTCCTTATCACATTGATCCGATTCCTTGATTGTTTGATCAACGATTTGCTGAAAAACAAAAGGAGATAAACTGCAAAATTGAAAATCGAAATCTACATAATTACAATCAATGAAAGGTAttaagaaggaagaaaagaagcagagaaatCGACACTTTCCTACAGAATGATTTCCCTAGTTTAGCATGCACGTATGAAATTTCCAGCACCTATTGCTTCCGTTTATGCCAAACACAGAAAGGAATCATAACAAATTGAGAATCAAAAGGCGAAACCCTCAAAattaaaaaacctaaaattagAACCCAAAACCCCCCAAAAATTCACAGAACCAATTGAAAATTGATACATACCTTCTGTATCTCAATTAGCCATTGCAGTTCATCATCACTATCAAAATCATACACACCTTTGAACTACAAAGTGAGAGCGAGTTAGAGAATGAGCAAGAAAGAGAGGATGCAGAACAGAGAATGCTTACCTGGTGACAGAGGATACGACGATGGTGTTGAGCAGTGATAGTGAAGAGATGAGCGGCGACGCAACGGCTTGGAGGTGGTGCAGCAGCTCAGCGGCGAGCTCCAGTTGACGGCAGCGCCGCGACAGAGCACAAAGGCGGCGATACATCCATCCTTCCTCCCTTCGAGCTCCTCGGCGGGGGCACAGAAGCCCGACGGTGGCAGAACGGCGACTGAAACAAGCCCTAGCAGTGGTGGTGGAGTTTCAGCAGCGACGAAGCACCTCCTTTTTCTCTCCTCCATCGCGTTTCCTCTCATCCTCGAGCTCTCTCTCTCACTGGCGCTCGACGACAACGGCGACGGCGGCGGAGCCCTAGACGGCGTCGTCCTctctttctttcctttccttctcCCTCTGATTTCTTCTCTCTTTCGTGTTTGTGTATGTTGAGTGAGGATGAGAGTGTGTGCTGCACTGCTGCGTGAGTGAGGGGGATTTTAGTAAGTGTTTGTTGAGGATTATATTAGGAGACATTTTAAAAGCGCACCTGAAACAGAATAAATAAGCTACTCTTTAAAAGCGTTTCCTTAGATGAGAAAAGTGTATTCATAGATATTTAGataaggctacgctttataagtgatttctaaaatacttaaggctacactttttaaatgatgccacaattgtgtatccttttctcatataaaaaggcaacacagagaaaagcgtagcctattctatgaataggctacgcttttcaaatgtagcttaaaaaaagtgtggctgaatgggtatttttcttgtagtgtttggaAGTTATGGgttatggtttagtgtttttggttttggggtttagggtttagggttaagggtttaggatttatggttttgggtttttgatttagggttcagggtttagtgtTATGGGTTCAGcgttagggtttaggatttaggttttatggtttagggatttaggtttatggtttggggtttagggtttagaatttgtTGGTTGGGGTTTAGACTTTAGACcttatgatttatggtttagggtttagtgtttagggtttgtgttttagggttttgtgtttgtgGGGTTGTGTTTAGGGTCTAGGaattgtggtttagggtttagggtttagggttaaaggttttgggtttagggttttgggttttgtgttttggttttagggtctatggtttagggtttagggttttgggttttgggttttgggtttaaagtttaggttttagggtttatggttttggggtttgggtttagggtttatggtgtatgGTTTAGCATTTAGAGTTTAGGATTTTGGGTTTGGTGTTTACGGGTTCtggtttagggttttgtgttttgggtttatggttcaggatttcaggtttagggtttagggtttacctttagggtttagtgtttatgggttagggtttagggtttaggatttttgttttagggtttggtgtttatgggttggggtttagggtttagagtttgtggtttaggatttaaagtttagggtttatgctttcgggtttagggtttagggtttggtgtttatgggttggggtttagggtttaggccttagggtttatggtttagggtttgtggtttagggttttgtgtttgtggggtggtgtttagggtttagggttttgggttttgggtttatggtttatagtttagggtttatggtttagtgtttagagtttatggtttgtgtttttatggcttagggtttaggatatatagtttagggtttaaggtttagggtttagggtttatgttttgggGTTTAGAGTTTAGCGTTTGGTGTTTCTAGGTTAGGGTTGAAGGTTTAAGCCTTAGGGTTTAAGggattaaggtttagggtttacggatTGTGTTTTAGATTTTGTGTTTGTGTGGtgatgtttagggtttaggattttgggttttgggtttatagtttagggtttatggtttatggtttagggttcgtGGTTTAGGGATTAgtttttatggtttaggttttagggtttatggcttatggtttagggttttatgtttagggtttagggtttagggtttacagtttagggtttatggtttatgggttatgtttaattatttagggtttatggtttagggtttagggtttaggttttatgttgtgtggtttagggtttaggcctttggaattttgggtttagggtttatggtttagggttcagggtttagggttaggccttagggtttatggtttaagatttgtgggtttgtgttttagggttttgagTTTGTCGGGtggtgtttagggttttgggttttggattttgggtttagagtttagggtttgtgggtttatggtttagggtttgtgatttagggtttagggtttatggtttatgtttaatggttttgggtttagggtttatggtttatggtttttggttttgggtttagggtttagggtttatggtttaaggattagggtttagggttttgggtttatggtttaaggtttaggttttatggtttagggtttaaggtttgtggtttatgatttagggtttagggtttaggggttatgATATCTGGATTTGGTTTATGATTTacggttcagggtttagggttttgggattttgggtttagggtttagagttttagTGTATAGAGTTTTGTGTTtttggcttagggtttagggtttagggtttatgatttatggatttggttttatgatttattGTTCAGGTTTAGGGCTTCGGgattttaggtttagggtttagagtttagggtatAGAGTTTTGGGTTTTTGGCTTTGGGTTTAaggttaagggtttagggtttagggtttagggtttagggtttagccttTATTGTTTGGTGTTTATGGGTtagcgtttagggtttaggatttatgatttagggtttggtgtttgtgggttggggtttagggtttagggtttatggtttgtggtttagggtttatggtttagggtttgggatttagggtttaaagTTTAGAGTTTAGGTtatattgtttatgttttagggttcggtgtttagggtttatggtttatggtttaggtttaattgtttagggtttatggtttggggtttagggtttaggttttatgttgtgtggtttatggtttaggcctTTGGAATTTTGCTGTAAGGTATggtgtttagtgtttagggtttatggtttagtgtttatggtttagggtttagggtttagtcttTAGGCTTTATgccttagggtttatggtttaaggtttatgggttTCTGTTTTGGGGTTTTAGGTTTGTGGggtggtgtttagggtttagggttttggtttttgggttttgggttatgggtttagggtttagggtttgtgggttAATGGTATAGGGTTtgtgatttatggtttagggtttagtgtttaggtttattggtttagggtttagggtttacggtttatggtttatggttttgggtttagggtttagggtttatggtttaaggattaaggtttagggttttggttttatggtttaaggtttatgttttatggtttaggttttaaggtttatggtttacgatttagggtttagggtttagggtttataatgTATGAATTTGGGTTTATGATTTACAAtacagggtttagggtttaagatttagggtttaggttttatggtttagggtttagagcttagagtttatggtttggggtttagggtcgagggtttatggtttggggattagggattagggtttagggtttggtatTTATGGcttggggtttaggatttatggattagggtttgtggattagagtttagggtttagggtttttattttAGGGTTTTGTATATGTGGTgttgtgtttagggtttaaggtttgggGTTTTAGGtctaaggtttagggtttaaggtatagagttttggattttgggtttagggtttaggatttatggtttagggttgtgggtttatggttttgggttttgggatttgggtttagggtttatggtctagggttttgggtttagtgtTTTAGGCTTAAGGTTTAGGTTTTGTGGTTTATTGTTTAGGTTTTACCGTTTGGGGTTTAGTGTTTCAGGTTTAGGgcttaaggtttatggtttagggtttagggtttgtaatgtagggtttagggtttaggttttatggtttaagatttagggtatatggtttatgatttatggtttaggttttatggtttagggtttatggtttaatgattgaggtttagggtatagggtttcgggtttagggtttatggttttaagtttttgtgtttatggcttatggttttgggtttatgatttagggttcagggtttagggttttgggtttagggtttaagttttatggtttagtgtttgtggtttatggtttatggtttagggtttatagttttgagttttgtgttttggatttagggtttacggtttatggtttatggtttatggtttttggtttagggtttgggtttatggtttagtgtttacggtttagggtttatggtttatggattagggttaatggtttagggtttggtgttttcgggttagggttttgggttttgggttttgggtttagggtttagggtttatggtttacggtttgtgatgtagggtttagggtttaggttttatggtttaagatttagtgtatatggtttatgatttatggtttagggtttatggtttagggtttatggattgaggttttgggtttagggtttagggtttagggtttatggttttaaggttttgggtttagggtttaagttttatggtttagtgtttgtggtttatggtttatggtttagggtttaggcttttagGTTTTGTGTTTTGGGTttacggtttatggtttatggtttatggtttatggtttagggtttgggtttagggtttagggtttatggtttagtgtttacggtttagggtttatggtttatggttttaaggttttgggtttaaggtttaagttttatggtttagtgtttgtggtttatggtttatggtttaggggttaGGCTTTTAGGTTTTgtgttttgggtttatggtttatggtttatggtttatggtttagggtttgggtttagggtttagggtttatggtttagtgtttacggtttagggtttatggtttatggtttagggattatggttaatggtttagggtttggtgttttcGGGTTAGGGTTTTGGGATTTGGGTTTCGGGTTTATGGtctagggttttgggtttagtgttttaggcttaaggtttagggtttgtggtttatggtttagattTTATTGTTTAGGTTTTAgcatttggggtttagggtttagggtttagggcttaagGTTTATGTTTTAGGTTTTTTtgttaagggtttagggtttagggttttgggtttaggctttatattgtgtggtttagggtttaggccttTGTGATTGTGGTGTAAGGTATGGGGTTTAgtgttttgggtttatggtttagggtttatggtttagggtttagggtttatggttgagGATTTAGAGTTTAGgccttagggtttatgctttagggtttttgCTTTAGTGattagggtttgtgttttagaGTTTTAGGTTTCTGGGGTggtatttagggttttgggttttaggttttgtgtttagggtttagggtttatggtttatgatgtagggtttagggtttaggttttatggtttaagaTTTAGGGTATATGGTTTATGATTTATGTTGTAGGGTTTatactttagggtttagggtttatggtttaaggattgaggtttagggttttggttttaggatttagggtttatagcttatggttttgggtttacgATTTAGGGTTCaggatttagggttttgggtttagggtttaagtttTATGGTTAcgtgtttgtggtttatggtttatggtttaaggtttagggttttgggttttgtgttttgggtttagggtttatggtttatggtttatggtttatggtttatggtttatggtttagggtttgggtttagggtttagggtttagggtttatggtttagtgtttacagtttagggtttatggtttatggtttagggattagggttaatggtttagggtttggagTTTTTgggttagggttttgggtttatggtttagggtttaaggttcagggcttatggtttatagtttagggtttagagtttatggtttagggtttggtgtttatgggttaaggtttagggtttaggatttattgtTTATGGgttggggtttaggatttagggtttgtggtttaggagttaggctttagggtttcgggattggggtttagggtttagggttaagggtttaggttttatggtttagagcttaggatttggggtttaggatttatggtttagtttttattgtttagggtttagccCTTAGGGATTATAGTGTAAGGTttggggtttagtgtttagggttaatggtttatgatttatggtttagggtttaagtttTATGGTTGGGGGTATTGATGTTAGGCACTACGattaatggtttagggtttgtggtttagggtttagggtttgtgttttaaGGTTTTGTGTATGTGGGGTggtgtttaggatttagggtttttgttttaggttttgggttttgggtttagagtttaggggttgtgggtttatagtttagggtttgtgatttagggtttttggtttagtgttttgggtttaggttttatggtttatggtttggggtttatcgtttatggtttttggtttagggtttagggtttagggtttagggcataagtttatggtttagggtttagtgtttatggtttatggttttgggtttagggtttaggatttacaatttagggttttgggtttaagatttagtgttcagggtttagggttttgggtttagtgtTTTGGGCTTAGGGTTtaagttttatggtttagggtttaagtttTATAGTTTGGTGTTTTGGTGTTAGGCCATAGGattaatggtttagggtttatagtttggggtttaaggtttagggtttggtaTTTGTGGGATAGGGTTTAATCCTAGGGCTTATAGTTTGtggattaggatttagggtttaggcctagggtttatggtttatggtctgtggattagggtttagggttatgtGTTTATGGGGTtgcatttagggtttagggttttgggtttaggttttTGGGTTAAGGGTTTAGGTTTTTGGGTTTACGGTTTATGGTTTTAGGTTTAGGGTTCAaggattatggtttagggttaagggtttagggcttagggtttattgtttagggtttagggtttatggtttagggtttggtgtttatggattagggtttagtgttttgggttttgggtttatggtttagggtttagggtttatggcttattgtttagggtttataatttagggtttggtgtttatgGGTTTGGGTTTAGGTTATAGgatttgtgttttagggtttgtTGTTTGTGGGTTgggtttagcatttagggtttgtggtttagggtttgtggtttgttgtttagcatttatggtttggggtttgggctttagggtttagggtttatagtttaggttttagtgtttaggggttagggtgtagggtttagggtttagggtttatggtttatagtttaggtttATTCgttagggtttacggtttggggtttagggtttaggtttgatgttgtgtggtttagggtttaggccttTTGGATTATAGTGTAAGTAGGGGTTGAAAAAGGCCAGGCGGCCTGCCAGGGGCCTGTAGCCTGGCCTATGTTtggcctggcctgttataaaataggtacaagcccaggctcttttaaaagccttaatacattaataggccaggcccaggcttactaattagccttataggcctggcaggcctgcctgggcctgttaaaatataattaaatatataaataattatttattattaataaaattatgagatattttaaatttattatattttattataaatatttttgtatattttaaatatgttagaagtttaaagttttttataaatattaaatatatgacatattataCATATcaatttttactaaaaaataatttttttaaataatattttaattttttgtaaaaaaaaattatcaggccttttaacaggcttcaggccaggccaggctgaataacaggccaggcctagtactttataaagagcctataataggctgcaggccaggctcaggccaatcaactgtatgacaggccaggcctgttaagagcaaagcctggcctggcctggcctggcctggcctgtttccacccctaaGTGTAAGGTATGAGGTTTAGTGATTAGGGttctgggtttagggtttaaggtttaggtttaggccttagggtttatggtttagggtttttcgTTTATGGATTtgggtttatgttttagggttttgtgtttgtAGGGTggtgtttaggctttagggttttgggttttgggtttagggtttgtgtgtTTATGGCTTAGAATTTGtgatttaggatttatggtttatgtttagggttttgggtttgggatttagggtttatggtttaaggattagggtttagtgttttgggtttatggtttaggctttagattctatgtttatggtttatggatttgggtttatgatttagggtttagtgtttggggttttgggtttaggttttatggtttagggtttagggtttgttatttgtctgttggggtttaggctttatggtttagggtttgtgaaatagggtttagggtttctatTTTAGGGTTTTGTGTATGTGGTgttgtgtttagggtttagggtttgtggtttttgggtctagggtttagggtttagggtataggcttttgggttgagggtttagggtttatggtttatggtttagggtttcaggtttatggttttgggatttgggttttggggtttagggtttagggtttagggtttaggatttagggtttagggcttagggtttagggtttgtgatttATGGTTTAGATTTTgttgtttaggttttagggtttcggGTTTAGTTTTAGGGTTTTGGTCTTAGGGGTTTGGGTTTgtgtggtttagtgtttaggcctAAGGGATTATGGTGTAAAGTATGGGGTTTAGtgattagggtttatggtttagggttttgggtttgggGTTTTTGTTTTCGGATTTTGGGTTTAGGCCTtaaggtttataatttagggtttgtggtttaggaatTAGGGGTTGTGTTTTAGGATTTTGTGTTTCTGAGGTtgtatttagggtttagggttttggttttgggtttagggtttatggtttgtgggtttatggtttagtgtttgcgatttagggtttagggtttagggtttagggtttagattttattgtttaggatttagggtttatggtttatggtttatggtttaggttatATGGTTTTGGGTTTACGATTTATGGCTTAAGgattagggattagggttttaggtttacgatttagggtttatggtttagggtttatggtttatggtttatggtttagggtttaggatttagggtttatggtttatgatttcGGGTTTATGTTTtaaggttcagggtttagggtttaagtttTATGGTGTAGTGTTTGTGGCTTAtgctttatggtttagggtttatggtattGGGTTTTggattttgggttttgggttttgggatttgggttttgggttttgtgttttgggttttgggtttagggtttatggttttgggtttagggtttaggatttagggtttagggtttaggctttggtGTTTATgtgtttgggtttagggtttagggtttagggtttgtggtttagggtttagggtttgtggtttagggtttgtagttttttgtttatattttattgtttaggttttagggtttgggatttagggtttaggtttatggtttatggtttatggtttatggtttaggttttattgtttagggtttagggtttggggtttagggtttaggttatatgttatatggtttatggtttagtccTTTGGGATTACAGTGTATGGTatggggtttagtgtttagggtttagggtatagggttgatggtttagggttcagggttttgggtttagagtttagggtttaggctttagagttAAAGGTATAGGGattagggtttgtgttttagggttttgtctttgtggggtggtgtttagggttttgggttttgggttttaggtttaggttttagggattgtgggtttatggtttaggatttgtgatttatggtttatggtttatggtttagggtttttggtttgggatttagggtttatggtttagggttagggtttagagttttgggtttatggttcattgtttaggttttatggtttattgattttggtttatgatttagggttcaggttttagggttttgggttttgggtttataatttagggtttaggttttatagtttatggtttggggtttagggtttagggtttatggtttgggttttaGGATTTTGGGTTTGTTATTTGTCTGTTGGGGTTTAgcgtttatggtttagtgtttgtgaattagggtttagggtttaggggttagggtttctATTTTAGGGTTTTGGGTATGTGATgttttgtttagggtttagggtttgtggttttggGTCTAGGATTTAGGGTTAGTGtatagggttttgggtttagggtttagggtttaggttttatggtttatggtttagcttttatggtttggggtttagggtttatagtttatggtttggggtttttggttttgggtttgttatttgtctgttggggtttagggtttatggtttagtgtttgtgaattagggtttagggtttaggggttagggtttctTTTTTTGGGTTTTGGG is a window from the Arachis hypogaea cultivar Tifrunner chromosome 1, arahy.Tifrunner.gnm2.J5K5, whole genome shotgun sequence genome containing:
- the LOC112746292 gene encoding uncharacterized protein; the encoded protein is MEERKRRCFVAAETPPPLLGLVSVAVLPPSGFCAPAEELEGRKDGSAAPPPSRCVAAHLFTITAQHHRRILCHQFKGVYDFDSDDELQWLIEIQKVLEISYVHAKLGKSFCSKSLIKQSRNRINVIRRKRNSAKKFLKQDTIDLLANHLQY